Within the Micromonospora citrea genome, the region CCGAGCGCGTCACCCGCAGCCTGCGCGGCGGTCTCCTCGACGAACTGGGCTGGCCGGACTGGGAGCTGGCCTGGCAGGAGGTGACCGGCGGAGACCGCCGGGTCGAGGTCGTCCAGGCGGAGGCCTGGCCGTACGTGATCCTGGGCGGGCCGACCACGGTGCGCGTGATCGGCACCGAGGGCATCGTGCTCCGCCACGACCTGCGCATCCCGGCCGGCGACATGTACGGCAAGCCCGGCTACCACTACGTCGACGGCCACCTGCTGGTCTACTGGCGTTCCCAGGCGCTCGGCTACGACCTGCGCGGCTACTGGCACTCGTCGCCGGGCGAGCCGCAGCCCATGCAGGGCCGGCACCACGGCAGCGAGCGCGGCAACGAGGTCACCCTGCCGCTCGCCGGCGGCGGGCGGACGACCGGTGGCGGCGTGCTGCACGTCGGTGACACCGTCGTCCCGTCCGAGCTGCCGGTCATCACCGACGGCACCTGTCACTGGGTCTACCGGAGCGGCGAGGACGACGGCGCCTTCGGCTGGCGCGAGTACGACCCGGCCGGCAACGCCCACGGCCGGCGCAGCCTGCCCCGGTTCCTGGCCGACGCCCCGGTCGACGGTGGCCGCCTCCGGGAGTCGGCCAGCTGGCTGCGGCCGGCCCTGTCCGACCGGGCCACCCCGGCCGCCGTGCCGGTGGACGGTCTGCTCGGCTGGCGGGTGGTCGGCCTGCCGGACGGCTCGGTGCGTGGCGAGGACCTGGCCGGCCGCAGCGTCACCGTGGCCGCCGGGCAGGAGCCGATCGCGGCGCTGGTGCTCCCCGGCGACGACCGGCCCCGGGCCGTCCTCAAGGGCCTCGCCCTGGTCGACCCGGACGGGATGGTGTCGGCCGTCGCCGGGCCGCCCGACAGCCGGGACTTCCACCGCCGCCGGCACCCGCTGCCGGGGCCGAGGTTCCTCGGCCACCTGGTGCCCCGCGATCCGGCCGGCTCCGCCGCCCTGCGCCGGATCGACCGGGACACCGTCGCGGCGCTGCTCAAGTTCGCCGTCGACCAGCGCCGCGCCGCCCTGGCCGAGCAGGCCGCACGGGCCGCGGCCCGATCCGGGCTGACCGCGGCCACGCAGGCCGTCACGGGCCTGCCCGTCGCAGTCCCGGCGTCCCTGGTCGGCGCCCCGGCCGGCGCCTCCGGCCCCGCCACCTCCGACGAGGACGACCGGAACACGCTGTTCGAGCTGGTCCGTTCGACGCTGCCGACGGTCAGCCACGAGGCGGTGCTGGCCGCGGTGACCGGGGCGCTGCGGCTGGCCGCCCGGGTACGCACCGACCTGGACGCGGTCACCAAGCGGATCACCAGGTCCCTGTCCACCCCGAAGCCGGTGGCGGCGGCGGCCGTCGTGACCGGGCCCAGCGACGCGCAACTCGCCACGGCGCTGGACGGCCTGCGCGGATCGGTCCGTGGGGGAAGCGGCTCGCACCAGGTCTTCACCCAGTTCCAGGCGTTCACCGCCCAGCGCTCGATCGCCGGCGACAGCGGCTCCGGGGTGCGGCTGCACCTCGACGGGCCGTCGCTGCCGGCGGCGCCGGACTGGTGGTCCCTGCTCGGCGGTGTGGCGGCCGTCGCCTACCGCGCCGTCGCGGCGACCACCCCCGACGAGGACCGGGAGACGCTGCGCGCCCTGCTCACGGAGCTGGACCGGCTCCACCTTGGTGCGGCGGCCGAGCCGGCCCGGTGGCGCCGCTTCAGGCTGCACCTGCTGCACGACGACCTCAAGAGCCATGACGGCACGCGCCGGCCTCCCCGGCCGGGTCTCCTGCCGTTGCCGGACGGTGCCTTCATCGCCGTCCTCAACTACAGCGGCTCGCGCACCGGATACCTCTTCGAGGCGCTGTACCACGACCCGGCCGGCGTGTTCGCCGTGCCGGAGCCGTACACCGTGGAGTCGTCGACCCCGGTCGGTGACGATCGTCCCGCCGGCTGGCTGGCCCGGTTCCGCGCCGAGTGGGCCGCGCGCGGCCCGCTGCCCTGGCGGCCGGAGGCGGCCGAGCGGTTCGCCGAGCTGACGGGTGTCACCCCCACCGCCGGGAAGCTGGTGCTGGCCGGTCTGCCGTACGCCGACTCGGCGAACACCGTGCCGGCCGAGCTGCGCAAGGCCCTCGGGATCAAGCAGGTCGGCGAGGTGCGGCTGGCCTTCGGGATGCTCGACGAGGCCCGCCCGAAGGCGCGGCGGGCCGTGCTCTCGGCGCTGCTGCCCGACGACCCGGCCCGGCTGTGGACCGACGGTCCGGACGTGTCGGCCGCCGCGGCGGTCTGGAACGCGGAGCTGGGGCGGCGCGTGGCGGTGCCCGAACAGCTGCTCGCCGAAGCGGTGCGCGCGGTACGCACCGACTGGGAGCCGGCGAAGGCGTTGCCGGCGCTGCTCGCCCCGGCCCGTTCGGCCGAGCTGAGCGCCGACCTGGCCTTCGCCATCAGCGGCGACCGGGCCCGGCCGGTCGACGACCGCACCCGGGGCTTCACCGGCGTGGTGCTGCGCTCCACGGTCGCCCTGGCGGCCTGGGTCGCCCACCACACGCCGGCCGGCGATCCGTGCCGGGCCGCGCTGCCGGCCGCGCTGGCCGCGGTCCGGGACCGGCTGGCCAACCCGGACCTGCTGCTGGACCTCAACCGGTACGTCTCGCTGCCCGAGTTCCGCCAGGTGGCCGGCAGCCCGTCGGAGACCGGTCCGGGGTGGGAGCGGTACGGCGCGATCGTCCTGTCCACCTACGACAACCAGCCCTCGCCCGCGCTGCGGCCGCATCTGCTCGACGCCGACGGGACGGACCCGTACCTGCCGGCGCTGCGACAGGACGCCGCCAAGCCGTACGCGACGGAGGTGGCGCTGCGCCTGGCCCGCGACCCGCGCTTCGCGGCGCTGCTCGGCGATCCGGGGCAGCCGCTCGGCGAACCCCCGGCCGCGGACGGGACCTGGTGGCCGCAGGACCCGACCCGGTCGGTACCCGGCCTGGTCGCCGAAATCGCCGGCGAACTCGGCCTGCACGCCGACGCGGCGGCGGTGTACCTGATGCTGCTGGCCATGCCGGATCCGACCGACCGCAACACGGCGAGGTGGACCGGCTGGCGGCCGGCCCGGCTGAAGGCGGCCCGCGCCGAACTGGCCGGCACCGATCTGGTCGTCGAGGCCAGCCGGTCCCGGGCCGGGCGGTCGCTGTTCCTGCCCGGCCCGTGGCTGGAGCGCGGCGGCGGGCAGGCGCCGATCGAGGGCTGGAAGGTGCCTCTGTTCGACCTCGCGCCCGACGGCACGGCCGGGCTCGGCGTGACCGTGCCGTTCGAGCCGGTCGCCGACCTCTACCGGCGGGCCCGGCAGCGCCTGCGCGACGGCGACCGGCCCCGGCTGAACAGCATGCCCACCCGCGGCGCCCGCCGCTGACCCCGAACCCTGACCGGCGGCGGTGGCGCCGACCCGACCGTTTCGCCGTGCGGTGCCACCACGCCGCCGGCCCCTGTCCCGAACACCCCTTCGAACCAGAGAGATCGAGGAACCCCGTGACCGTGACGGAACACGTCCGCCCCACCGTGACGCCGGAGACCGCCGCCCAGGTTCTCTCCGCCGAGCAGCGGTACGCCGACGAGTTGGCCTTCCTGGCCGCGTACGACGACGGGGCCCGGCCGCCGGGCTGGGCGCTGACCCCGCGCGCCGTGGTCACCTTCATCCGGGGCAGCGACGGCGAGGCGCTGAAGCTGCCCGCCGGGCGGCGCACCGGCCCCGACGGCGCCGAGCTGCCGGCCAGCATGACCATCCCGGCGAAGTTCGTCGGCGAGCGGAGCCTGGTCGAGCGGTGCGTGGTCACCCTGGCCGGCGAGCGGGGGCTGCTGCTGGTCGGCGAGCCCGGTACCGCCAAGTCCATGCTCTCCGAACTGCTCGCCGCCGCGGTCTGCGGCACCAGCGCGCTGACCGTGCAGGGCACCGCCGGCACCACCGAGGACGCCTTCCGGTACGGCTGGAACTACGCCCTGCTGCTCGCCCAGGGCCCGACCCCGCAGGCGCTCGTCGACTCGCCGGTGCTGACCGCGATGCGCACCGGCCGGGTGGTCCGGATCGAGGAGGTCACCCGCTGCCTGCCCGAGGTGCAGGACGCGCTGGTGTCCATTCTGTCCGACCGGCGGATGAACGTGCCGGAGCTGTCCGGCAGCGAGGACGGTCTGATCCGCGCCGTGCCCGGGTTCACCGTGATCGCCACCGCCAACCTGCGCGACCGGGGTGTGTCGGAGATGTCCTCGGCCCTCAAGCGCCGGTTCAACTTCGAGACGATCCACCCGATCTCGGACGCGCAGACCGAGACCGACCTGGTCCGCCGGCAGGCCACCGCCGCCGTGCAGCGCGCCGGCGCGGCGTACACGGTCGACGACGCGGTGCTGGACGCCCTCGTCACCGTGTTCCGTGACCTGCGCTCCGGCCGCTCCGGCGAGGGCTGGGACGTGGAACGGCCCGGCACCGTGATGTCCACCGCCGAGGCGGTGCAGGTGGCGGTGTCGCTCGGCCTGGCCGCCGCGTACCTGCCCGGCGGGGACGCGCTCGACCTGGTGCCCGGGCACCTGCTCGGTGTGGTCCGCAAGGACGACCAGAACGACCACGCCCGCCTGCTCGGCTACTGGGACGGCCCGGTCCGCCGTCGCGCCGAGGACGGCTCGGCGATGTGGCGGCGGCTCTGGGACCTGCGGGAGAGCCTGCGATGACGGCACCTGCCAGCACGTCGCCCGGCGCGGCCCCGCCGGTGGCCGCCCCCGCGGCGGTCGATGCGACGACGGCCGACCCGCGAGCGGTGGTCGACGCGCTCGCCGGATCGGCCCGGCCGTACCTGATCGGGGTGCGGCACCACAGTCCGGCGCTGGCGGCGGTCGTCCCGGCGCTGCTGGACGCCGCCGGGGCCGAGGTGGTCTGCGTCGAGCTGCCGGTGGACTTCCAGCGCTGGCTGCCGCACCTGTCCGACCCGGCCGCCCGGGCCCCGCTGGCCCTGGTCGGCAGCCACGGCACCGACGGGCCGATGGGCTTCTACCCGTTCGCCGACTTCTCGCCGGAACTGGCCGCGATCCGCTGGGCCCGGCAGCGCGGCGTCGAGGTGGTCTGCTGCGACCTGCCGCTGGCCGACCCCGGCTGGGCGGCAGACGCCGACCCGACCGCAGACGCCGATCCGGCGGCGGGTGCCGCGCCGGCCGCCGGGGGTGGTCCCGGCCCGGACGCCGGTGGATCGACGCCCGGCCCGCGCCGCTCCTACGCGGCCGCGCTGAGCGCCAGTGGCACCGGCCGCGACGGTGACGACCTGTGGGACCGGGTGGTCGAGGTGCGTGCCCCGGGCTGCGCGCCGGAGGCGATCCGCCGGGCCGCGCTCGGCGTCGGCTGGGCGATGCGTACCGACAGCGCGGGTGGCGACGGCGTGCCGGCCCGTGACCTGGCCCGCGAGCGGCACATGCGCCGGGTGCTGGCCGAGGCCGGCGCGGACGGCCGGCGGGTCGCCGCCGTCGTCGGCGCCTTCCACGCCCCGGCCCTGCTGGCCGCCGGCCCGTCGGACGCCGCCGGCTCCACCGTGGCCGCCGGCTCCACCGTGGCCGCTGCGTCGACCGCCGCCGCGTCGACCGACGCCCCCGCGTCGACCGATGCCGCCGGGTCCATCGCCGCCGCGTCCACCCGGACCGTCGCCGCCCCGCCGGCGCGGGCCGTGCCGGGCCGTGCGGAGTCGGCCGACGGTGGCGGCACGGCGGTGACCT harbors:
- a CDS encoding ATP-binding protein encodes the protein MTVTEHVRPTVTPETAAQVLSAEQRYADELAFLAAYDDGARPPGWALTPRAVVTFIRGSDGEALKLPAGRRTGPDGAELPASMTIPAKFVGERSLVERCVVTLAGERGLLLVGEPGTAKSMLSELLAAAVCGTSALTVQGTAGTTEDAFRYGWNYALLLAQGPTPQALVDSPVLTAMRTGRVVRIEEVTRCLPEVQDALVSILSDRRMNVPELSGSEDGLIRAVPGFTVIATANLRDRGVSEMSSALKRRFNFETIHPISDAQTETDLVRRQATAAVQRAGAAYTVDDAVLDALVTVFRDLRSGRSGEGWDVERPGTVMSTAEAVQVAVSLGLAAAYLPGGDALDLVPGHLLGVVRKDDQNDHARLLGYWDGPVRRRAEDGSAMWRRLWDLRESLR